The Streptomyces sp. Alt3 genome has a segment encoding these proteins:
- the lnt gene encoding apolipoprotein N-acyltransferase: MPMRGGRPPGGRAGEGGARPYERLLRSRTGRGAVALCAGALPALAFPAPSLWWFAYVALVPWLLLIRSAGTGRRAAADGWLGGMGFMLAVHHWLMPSLHVFIVVLAALLGLLWAPWGLLVARLLGGTPSLRRSVAAVAVVPSGWLMIELVRSWEGLGGPWGLLGASQWEVAPALRVASVGGVWLVSLGVVAVNTALALLLAVPTARAAAAACLVAVAVGVGATVVWAPRPQETGSVRVAVVQPGVVEGPGSVERRFSRSEQLTRELAGRDVDLVVWGESSVGVDLSRSPGQADRVAALSRLVGADVLVNMDARRTDSPGRTGIFKSAVLVGPDGPTGERYDKMRLVPFGEYVPARALLGWATSVGKAAGEDRLRGSGPVVMDLPDGLRVGPLVCFESAFPDMSRHLAKDGAQLLVAQSSTSTFQHSWAPAQHASLGALRAAETGRPMAHATLTGVSAVYGPLGERVGPVLGTDASEAAVYDVPLARGTTLFVRLGAWPVYGALAVLAVFFGALGLRSLRTPAPRRPGPPARTAGGSPGRPGH; the protein is encoded by the coding sequence ATGCCGATGCGGGGCGGGCGGCCTCCGGGCGGGCGGGCGGGCGAAGGCGGAGCGCGGCCGTACGAGCGGCTGCTGCGTTCGCGCACCGGCCGCGGGGCAGTGGCGCTCTGCGCGGGCGCCCTGCCGGCCCTGGCGTTTCCGGCGCCCTCGCTCTGGTGGTTCGCCTACGTCGCTCTGGTGCCCTGGCTGCTGCTGATCCGGTCGGCGGGTACGGGACGGCGTGCGGCGGCCGACGGCTGGCTCGGCGGCATGGGCTTCATGCTCGCCGTGCACCACTGGCTCATGCCGAGTCTCCATGTGTTCATCGTGGTGCTCGCCGCTCTGCTGGGACTGCTCTGGGCGCCCTGGGGCCTGCTCGTGGCCCGGCTGCTCGGCGGCACGCCGTCCCTGCGGCGTTCGGTGGCGGCCGTGGCCGTGGTGCCTTCCGGATGGCTGATGATCGAACTGGTCCGCTCGTGGGAGGGGCTCGGCGGGCCCTGGGGGCTGCTGGGAGCCAGCCAGTGGGAGGTGGCGCCGGCTCTGCGCGTCGCTTCGGTGGGGGGTGTGTGGCTGGTCAGTCTGGGTGTCGTGGCCGTGAACACCGCGCTCGCGCTGCTGCTGGCCGTGCCGACGGCCCGTGCGGCCGCGGCCGCGTGTCTGGTGGCCGTCGCGGTCGGCGTGGGAGCGACGGTGGTCTGGGCACCACGGCCGCAGGAGACCGGCTCCGTCCGTGTCGCCGTCGTGCAGCCGGGCGTGGTCGAGGGTCCCGGCAGTGTCGAGCGCCGGTTCTCCCGCAGCGAGCAGCTCACCCGGGAACTGGCGGGCCGGGACGTGGACCTGGTGGTGTGGGGCGAGAGCAGTGTGGGCGTCGACCTGTCCCGGAGCCCCGGGCAGGCGGACCGGGTCGCGGCGCTGTCGCGTCTGGTCGGGGCCGATGTCCTGGTCAACATGGACGCACGGCGCACGGACTCCCCCGGCCGCACCGGGATCTTCAAGTCGGCGGTGCTGGTGGGCCCGGACGGGCCGACCGGGGAGCGTTACGACAAGATGCGCCTAGTGCCGTTCGGGGAGTACGTCCCGGCCCGCGCGTTGCTGGGCTGGGCGACCTCGGTGGGCAAGGCGGCGGGCGAGGACCGGCTGCGGGGCAGCGGCCCCGTGGTGATGGACCTGCCGGACGGGCTGCGGGTGGGCCCGCTGGTGTGCTTCGAGTCGGCGTTCCCCGACATGAGCCGGCACCTGGCGAAGGACGGGGCCCAGCTGCTGGTCGCCCAGTCGTCCACCTCGACGTTCCAGCACAGCTGGGCCCCCGCACAGCACGCCTCGCTCGGGGCGCTGAGGGCCGCGGAGACGGGGCGCCCGATGGCGCACGCCACGCTCACGGGCGTGAGCGCGGTCTACGGCCCGCTGGGCGAACGGGTGGGACCGGTGCTCGGCACCGACGCGAGCGAGGCCGCCGTGTACGACGTCCCGCTCGCCCGGGGCACCACCCTGTTCGTCCGGCTGGGTGCCTGGCCCGTGTACGGCGCCCTGGCGGTACTGGCCGTCTTCTTCGGTGCGCTGGGCCTGCGGTCCCTCAGGACGCCTGCTCCGAGGCGTCCAGGACCACCCGCTCGCACAGCCGGTGGGTCTCCAGGGCGTCCTGGGCACTGA
- a CDS encoding Gfo/Idh/MocA family protein produces MKVGCIGLGDIAQKAYLPVLTTLPGVELHLQTRTPATLTAVAGAHRIPSAKCHQDLGALLAQGLDAAFVHAPTAAHSEIVGRLLEAGVPTYVDKPLAYELADSERLVALAEERGVSLAVGFNRRLAPSYAQCAEHPRELILLQKNRVGLPEDPRTMVLDDFIHVVDTLRFLVPGPVSDVVVRARIDEGLMHHVVLQLSGDGFTAIGMMNRLNGSTEEILEVSGQDTKRQVLNLADVVDHKGQPTLRRRGDWVPVARQRGIEQSVVSFLDAVRSGELLSAQDALETHRLCERVVLDASEQAS; encoded by the coding sequence GTGAAGGTCGGCTGCATCGGGCTCGGAGACATCGCGCAGAAGGCGTACCTGCCGGTACTGACGACCCTGCCCGGCGTCGAACTGCATCTGCAGACCCGCACCCCGGCCACCCTCACGGCGGTGGCGGGGGCACACCGGATCCCGTCGGCAAAGTGCCACCAGGACCTCGGCGCGCTCCTGGCCCAGGGGCTCGACGCCGCCTTCGTGCACGCGCCGACCGCCGCGCACTCGGAGATCGTCGGCCGACTGCTCGAAGCGGGCGTCCCCACCTACGTCGACAAGCCGCTCGCCTACGAACTCGCCGACTCCGAAAGACTGGTGGCCCTCGCCGAGGAGCGCGGCGTCTCACTCGCCGTCGGGTTCAACCGCCGGCTCGCCCCGTCGTACGCGCAGTGCGCCGAGCACCCGCGCGAACTGATCCTCCTGCAGAAGAACCGGGTGGGGCTGCCCGAGGACCCGCGCACCATGGTGCTCGACGACTTCATCCACGTCGTCGACACCCTGCGCTTCCTGGTTCCCGGACCGGTGTCCGACGTCGTGGTGCGCGCGCGGATCGACGAGGGCCTCATGCACCATGTGGTGCTGCAGCTGTCCGGCGACGGATTCACCGCGATCGGCATGATGAACCGGCTCAACGGATCGACGGAGGAGATCCTCGAGGTCTCCGGGCAGGACACGAAGCGGCAGGTCCTCAACCTCGCGGACGTCGTCGACCACAAGGGACAGCCCACCCTGCGACGCCGCGGCGACTGGGTGCCCGTCGCCCGCCAGCGCGGGATCGAGCAGAGCGTCGTGTCCTTCCTGGACGCGGTGCGGTCCGGGGAACTCCTCAGTGCCCAGGACGCCCTGGAGACCCACCGGCTGTGCGAGCGGGTGGTCCTGGACGCCTCGGAGCAGGCGTCCTGA
- a CDS encoding universal stress protein — MSTDALPVIAAVDGSAHSWEALDWAVDEAVRGGLPLLIVHVRPHAGRAEEERGLREAEELLARAVLRVSARAPELPVSTLAPLDFPSAALVSLSRDASLVVVGSRGLGGFRSLMTGSDSLATASMARCPVVVVHTGRTDGSDAGHAGSSLDVVAGIAADESSATVLDFAFEAAAARPGARLRLVHGWTMFSSVLSGGPVFDSEAAAESAERALAELTAGRDEKYPQVEVVREPVRGSASRTLVTASATAALTVVGRRRGGESLGLGLSPVAQTTVTHALGPVAVVPS; from the coding sequence ATGAGCACCGACGCCCTTCCCGTGATCGCCGCCGTGGACGGCTCGGCGCACAGCTGGGAGGCGCTCGACTGGGCCGTGGACGAGGCGGTGCGCGGCGGTCTGCCGCTGCTGATCGTGCACGTCCGGCCGCACGCCGGGCGCGCGGAGGAGGAGAGGGGACTGCGGGAGGCCGAGGAACTGCTCGCGCGGGCCGTGCTGCGGGTCTCCGCGCGGGCCCCGGAGCTGCCCGTCTCAACCCTGGCCCCGCTGGACTTCCCCTCGGCTGCGCTGGTCTCGCTCAGCCGTGACGCCTCGCTGGTCGTCGTCGGGTCCCGTGGGCTCGGCGGTTTCCGCTCGCTGATGACCGGATCCGACAGCCTGGCCACCGCCTCGATGGCGCGGTGTCCGGTCGTCGTCGTCCACACCGGCCGCACGGACGGGAGTGACGCCGGGCACGCGGGCAGCTCCCTGGACGTGGTGGCGGGGATCGCCGCGGACGAGAGCAGCGCGACGGTCCTCGACTTCGCCTTCGAGGCCGCCGCCGCCAGACCGGGCGCACGGCTGCGGCTCGTGCACGGGTGGACGATGTTCTCGTCCGTCCTGTCCGGCGGCCCGGTCTTCGACAGCGAGGCGGCCGCGGAATCGGCGGAGCGTGCGCTGGCCGAACTCACCGCCGGGCGGGATGAGAAGTACCCGCAGGTGGAGGTCGTGCGCGAACCCGTCCGGGGCTCGGCGTCGCGCACCCTGGTCACGGCGTCGGCCACCGCGGCACTGACCGTGGTCGGACGGCGCAGGGGCGGTGAGTCCCTCGGGCTCGGTCTCTCGCCCGTCGCGCAGACGACGGTGACGCACGCGCTCGGGCCGGTGGCCGTCGTTCCCAGCTGA
- a CDS encoding DUF3037 domain-containing protein — protein MSTRDVFEYAVLRVVPRVERGECFNAGVLVYCRAKSFVAARTHLDERKLKALDPHADVVGVRAALRAVEGVCGGGDAAGQAAGDDPGRRFRWLIAPRSTVVQPGTVHSGLTLDPEAEIERLLDLLVR, from the coding sequence ATGAGCACACGCGATGTCTTCGAGTACGCGGTCCTGCGCGTCGTGCCCCGTGTCGAGCGCGGTGAGTGCTTCAACGCGGGCGTACTGGTCTACTGCCGCGCGAAGTCCTTCGTCGCCGCGCGCACCCACCTGGACGAGCGCAAGCTCAAGGCCCTGGACCCGCATGCCGACGTGGTGGGAGTCCGGGCCGCCCTGCGTGCGGTCGAGGGGGTCTGCGGCGGCGGTGACGCGGCGGGCCAGGCGGCCGGTGACGACCCCGGCCGGCGCTTCCGCTGGCTGATCGCTCCGCGCTCCACGGTCGTCCAGCCGGGCACCGTGCACAGCGGGCTCACCCTGGACCCCGAGGCCGAGATCGAGCGGCTGCTCGACCTGTTGGTGCGCTGA
- the fabG gene encoding 3-oxoacyl-ACP reductase FabG translates to MSTTEQRVAIVTGAARGIGAATAVRLAAEGRAVAVLDLDEAACKDTVEKITAAGGTALAVGCDVSDSAQVEAAVARVAAELGAPTILVNNAGVLRDNLLFKMSESDWDLVMNVHLKGAFLMAKAVQSHMVEAKFGRIVSLSSSSALGNRGQANYSAVKAGLQGFTKTLAKELGKFGVTANAVAPGFIVTEMTAQTAARVGMGFEEFQAAAATQIPVQRVGHPEDIANAIAFFTGDDAGFVSGQVMYVAGGPLN, encoded by the coding sequence ATGTCCACCACCGAGCAGCGCGTCGCCATCGTGACGGGAGCGGCACGGGGCATCGGCGCCGCCACCGCCGTACGCCTGGCGGCCGAGGGCCGCGCCGTCGCCGTACTCGACCTCGACGAGGCGGCGTGCAAGGACACGGTCGAGAAGATCACCGCCGCCGGGGGCACGGCCCTCGCCGTCGGCTGCGATGTGTCGGACAGCGCCCAGGTGGAGGCCGCCGTCGCACGGGTGGCCGCCGAGCTCGGCGCACCGACGATCCTCGTCAACAACGCGGGCGTGCTCCGCGACAACCTGCTCTTCAAGATGAGCGAGTCCGACTGGGACCTCGTGATGAACGTCCACCTCAAGGGTGCGTTCCTGATGGCCAAGGCCGTCCAGTCGCATATGGTGGAGGCCAAGTTCGGCCGCATCGTCTCGCTCTCCTCCTCCTCGGCGCTGGGCAACCGTGGCCAGGCGAACTACTCCGCGGTCAAGGCCGGTCTCCAGGGCTTCACCAAGACGCTCGCCAAGGAGCTCGGCAAGTTCGGTGTGACCGCCAACGCCGTCGCCCCGGGCTTCATCGTCACCGAGATGACCGCCCAGACCGCGGCCCGGGTCGGTATGGGCTTCGAGGAGTTCCAGGCGGCTGCCGCCACGCAGATCCCGGTGCAGCGCGTGGGGCACCCCGAGGACATCGCCAACGCCATCGCGTTCTTCACGGGCGACGACGCGGGATTCGTGTCCGGCCAGGTCATGTACGTCGCCGGCGGACCGCTCAACTGA
- a CDS encoding ABC transporter substrate-binding protein translates to MFYRSSLQASAALASLSLLAGCGLLSDSGSETEQRISVGTTSSPSTLDPAAAWDGSWELMRNVFQTLVSFPTGSTSPEPDAARECRFTDSSSMAYRCTLRSGLKFSNGDKIDAETVKYSIDRIKTIKVKGGPAGLLGSLDRVETKGDDEVIFHLAKADATFPFILATPAMSIVPPGEYPADRVRDDGKVTGSGPYVLDSYEQGKQAELTKNPGYKGFADRKNNAVTIRYFDDSAPMVEALKNKEIDATYRGLTAEEVIGLEDNKKDNNGLQIVESVGADIRFLVFNPKDPAAGKLAVRQAVAQVVNRDALVAKVYRGTAEPLYSMVPKGIAGHATSFFDSYGDPDVAKAKALLAGAGITAPVKMTFWYTTDRYGSSTAPEFAELKRQLEASGLFRITLKSAPWKTFQEGFNKGDYPVFGRGWFPDFPDPDNFIAPFVGQDSVTGTPYLSNEITRELLPSSRQESDRGAVSDQFKRAQDILVKDVRLLPLWQGKLYVAAGEDIGGGERALDPQTVMQMWELYRKTSW, encoded by the coding sequence GTGTTCTACCGGTCCAGTCTGCAGGCCTCTGCAGCCCTTGCTTCCCTTTCTCTGCTGGCTGGTTGCGGTCTGTTGTCCGACAGCGGTTCGGAGACGGAACAGCGGATATCGGTCGGGACGACGAGCTCGCCCTCGACCCTCGATCCGGCGGCCGCCTGGGACGGTTCCTGGGAGCTCATGAGGAACGTCTTCCAGACCCTGGTGAGCTTCCCGACCGGCAGTACCAGCCCCGAGCCCGACGCGGCCCGGGAGTGCCGCTTCACCGACTCCTCGAGCATGGCGTACCGGTGCACCCTCCGCTCGGGCCTGAAGTTCTCCAACGGCGACAAGATCGACGCCGAGACCGTGAAGTACTCCATCGACCGGATCAAGACGATCAAGGTCAAGGGTGGCCCGGCCGGCCTTCTCGGGTCTCTGGACCGGGTGGAGACCAAGGGCGACGACGAGGTCATCTTCCACCTCGCCAAGGCGGACGCGACCTTCCCCTTCATCCTGGCCACTCCCGCGATGTCGATCGTCCCGCCCGGCGAGTACCCGGCGGACCGCGTCCGCGACGACGGCAAGGTCACCGGTTCGGGGCCGTACGTCCTGGACTCGTACGAGCAGGGCAAGCAGGCCGAGCTGACGAAGAACCCCGGCTACAAGGGGTTCGCCGACCGGAAGAACAACGCGGTCACGATCCGCTACTTCGACGACTCGGCCCCCATGGTCGAGGCGCTGAAGAACAAGGAGATCGACGCCACCTACCGCGGTCTGACAGCCGAGGAGGTCATCGGCCTCGAGGACAACAAGAAGGACAACAACGGTCTGCAGATCGTCGAGTCGGTGGGCGCCGACATCCGCTTCCTCGTCTTCAACCCCAAGGACCCGGCAGCCGGGAAGCTGGCCGTCCGGCAGGCCGTCGCCCAGGTCGTGAACCGCGACGCGCTCGTCGCCAAGGTCTACCGGGGCACCGCCGAGCCGCTGTACTCCATGGTCCCGAAGGGCATCGCGGGACACGCCACCAGCTTCTTCGACTCCTACGGCGACCCCGACGTGGCCAAGGCCAAGGCGCTGCTCGCCGGGGCGGGGATCACCGCACCGGTCAAGATGACCTTCTGGTACACCACCGACCGCTACGGTTCCTCCACCGCACCGGAGTTCGCCGAGCTGAAGCGCCAGCTGGAGGCGTCCGGCCTCTTCCGGATCACGCTGAAGAGCGCGCCCTGGAAGACCTTCCAGGAAGGTTTCAACAAGGGTGACTACCCGGTCTTCGGCCGTGGCTGGTTCCCCGACTTCCCGGACCCGGACAACTTCATCGCCCCCTTCGTCGGCCAGGACAGCGTCACCGGTACTCCGTACCTGAGTAACGAGATCACCCGTGAGCTGCTGCCGTCCTCCCGGCAGGAGAGCGACCGCGGTGCCGTCTCCGACCAGTTCAAGCGGGCCCAGGACATCCTCGTCAAGGACGTCCGGCTGCTGCCCCTGTGGCAGGGCAAGCTCTACGTGGCGGCCGGCGAGGACATCGGCGGCGGCGAGCGCGCCCTCGACCCCCAGACGGTCATGCAGATGTGGGAGCTGTACCGCAAGACCAGCTGGTAG
- a CDS encoding FAD-dependent monooxygenase, protein MATSAAVVIGSGIGGLTAAAALHRSGWQVTVLERAASLEPVGAGISLAPNSQRALDVIGLGDQVRSLAVWQGDGGMRTPSGRWLARTDSAAAAERFGGPLVLLHRAALIGLLRARLPGSAVHTGTPARLVTPGVADGARALVRTPSGDIEADLVIGADGIGSAVRSTLFPGHPGPAYSGFTTWRVISPGVGHTFSSHETWGRGALWGSHPLKDGGIYAYAAAAVPAGVRAADDEKAELLRRYGDWHDPIPGIIASVEPGQVLRHDVHQLADPLPSFHRGRTVLVGDSAHAMVPFLGQGGNQAIEDAVVLAHHVAPEADLGAGLAAYSAARVPRTTAMVRKAAQISRMTRLSAAPAVALRDGLMSAVSRLGPGLVLRTFDGICDWRPPQRTYAARTREGQST, encoded by the coding sequence ATGGCGACATCCGCAGCGGTGGTCATCGGAAGCGGAATCGGCGGCCTCACCGCTGCCGCTGCGCTCCACCGGAGCGGCTGGCAGGTCACGGTGCTGGAGCGCGCCGCCTCGCTCGAACCCGTCGGGGCGGGCATCAGCCTCGCCCCGAACTCCCAGCGCGCCCTGGACGTCATCGGGCTCGGCGACCAGGTCAGGTCCCTCGCCGTGTGGCAGGGCGACGGTGGCATGCGTACGCCGTCCGGGCGTTGGCTCGCCCGGACCGACAGCGCCGCCGCCGCCGAGCGGTTCGGCGGGCCGCTCGTGCTGCTGCACCGCGCCGCGCTCATCGGCCTGCTCCGCGCCCGGCTCCCCGGGTCCGCCGTGCACACCGGCACACCGGCCCGACTCGTCACGCCCGGTGTCGCGGACGGGGCCCGGGCCCTGGTCAGGACGCCCTCGGGGGACATCGAGGCCGACCTGGTGATCGGCGCCGACGGCATCGGCTCGGCGGTTCGCAGCACCCTCTTCCCAGGTCACCCCGGACCCGCGTACAGCGGATTCACCACCTGGCGGGTCATCTCCCCGGGAGTCGGCCACACCTTCAGCTCGCACGAGACCTGGGGCCGCGGCGCGCTGTGGGGCAGCCACCCGTTGAAGGACGGCGGGATCTACGCCTACGCCGCGGCGGCCGTGCCGGCGGGAGTGCGGGCTGCCGACGACGAGAAGGCGGAGCTGCTGCGCAGGTACGGCGACTGGCACGACCCGATCCCCGGGATCATCGCGTCGGTCGAGCCCGGCCAGGTCCTGCGCCACGACGTCCACCAGCTGGCGGATCCGCTGCCGTCCTTCCACCGGGGCCGCACCGTGCTGGTCGGCGACTCGGCGCACGCCATGGTGCCCTTCCTCGGTCAGGGCGGTAACCAGGCCATCGAGGACGCCGTGGTGCTCGCCCACCACGTCGCGCCCGAAGCCGACCTGGGCGCGGGTCTGGCCGCCTACAGTGCGGCCAGGGTGCCCCGGACGACCGCGATGGTCCGCAAGGCGGCGCAGATCTCCCGGATGACGAGACTGTCCGCGGCACCGGCCGTCGCCCTCAGGGACGGGCTGATGTCCGCGGTCTCCAGGCTCGGCCCGGGTCTCGTCCTGCGGACCTTCGACGGCATCTGCGACTGGCGGCCCCCGCAGCGCACGTATGCTGCCAGGACCAGGGAAGGGCAGAGCACGTGA
- a CDS encoding DinB family protein, translating into MTTNERSAPALDAAERTMLEGWLDYHRATLAMKCAGLTDAQLREASVPPSEFTLLGLVRHLAENERGWFREVLAGEEVPPIYGTDEDPDGEFHPTEEDTWEEARTTWEAEIEVARANAAKFGLDGLSVGVGRAGKPFTLRWIYTHMIEEYARHNGHADLVRERIDGATGE; encoded by the coding sequence ATGACGACAAACGAACGGTCCGCGCCCGCCCTCGACGCCGCCGAGCGCACGATGCTGGAGGGGTGGCTGGACTACCACCGCGCGACCCTGGCCATGAAGTGCGCGGGCCTCACCGACGCCCAGTTGCGGGAGGCGTCCGTGCCTCCTTCGGAATTCACCCTGCTCGGCCTCGTGCGGCACCTGGCCGAGAACGAACGCGGGTGGTTCCGCGAGGTGCTGGCCGGCGAGGAGGTTCCACCGATCTACGGGACGGACGAGGACCCGGACGGGGAGTTCCATCCGACCGAGGAGGACACCTGGGAGGAGGCCAGGACCACCTGGGAGGCGGAGATCGAGGTCGCGCGGGCGAACGCCGCGAAGTTCGGACTCGACGGGCTGTCCGTCGGCGTGGGCAGGGCGGGCAAGCCCTTCACCCTCCGCTGGATCTACACGCACATGATCGAGGAGTACGCGCGGCACAACGGCCACGCCGACCTCGTCCGGGAACGGATCGACGGCGCGACCGGCGAGTGA
- a CDS encoding TetR/AcrR family transcriptional regulator produces the protein MPTRTTPAGSARPSGRSRADLIADSALALLAERGMRGLTHRAVDERAGLPQGSTSNHARTREALLEAAVHRLAELEGRVLTLGELLPGRGPDRLAEALAHALHRYLTGSTELLVCRYELALEATRRPALRAYYDEAGRRFRDPLVASMAAAGSADPERHALSVVAWAEGMMFACAAGSYHRAVPTEAQLSAGCAELLRGMLGTG, from the coding sequence ATGCCCACACGCACCACACCCGCAGGCAGCGCCCGGCCGTCCGGGCGGTCCCGCGCCGATCTGATCGCCGACTCCGCGCTCGCGCTGCTCGCGGAACGCGGCATGAGGGGCCTCACCCACCGGGCCGTGGACGAGCGGGCCGGACTCCCCCAGGGATCCACGTCGAACCACGCCCGCACCCGGGAAGCCCTGCTGGAGGCCGCCGTGCACCGGCTCGCCGAACTGGAGGGGCGGGTGCTCACTCTCGGGGAACTGCTCCCGGGCCGCGGGCCGGACCGGTTGGCCGAGGCGCTGGCCCACGCCCTGCACCGCTATCTGACCGGCAGCACCGAGCTCCTGGTCTGCCGCTACGAACTCGCCCTGGAGGCCACCCGGCGCCCCGCGCTCCGTGCCTACTACGACGAGGCGGGCAGGCGGTTCCGTGATCCGCTGGTCGCGTCGATGGCCGCGGCGGGGTCGGCCGATCCGGAACGTCACGCTCTGTCGGTGGTGGCGTGGGCGGAGGGGATGATGTTCGCCTGCGCCGCGGGGTCCTACCACCGGGCCGTACCGACCGAGGCCCAACTGAGCGCAGGCTGCGCCGAACTGCTGCGGGGCATGCTCGGCACCGGATAA
- a CDS encoding uracil-DNA glycosylase has protein sequence MTDTDLLPESWRGVLGEELQKPYFEELTDFVEEERAKGPVYPPREQVFAALEATPYDRVKVLILGQDPYHGEGQGHGLCFSVQPGVKTPPSLRNIYKEMNDELGLPVPDNGYLMPWAEQGVLLLNAVLTVRGGEANSHKAKGWEKVTDAVIRAVAERPDPAVFVLWGNYAQKKIPLIDQDRHVVVKGAHPSPLSAKKWFGSRPFTQINEAVAAQGHEPIDWRIPDLGLPATRPKAAARA, from the coding sequence GTGACCGACACCGACCTGCTGCCCGAGTCCTGGCGCGGCGTCCTCGGCGAAGAGCTGCAGAAGCCCTACTTCGAGGAGCTCACGGATTTCGTCGAGGAGGAGCGGGCCAAGGGGCCGGTGTATCCGCCGCGTGAGCAGGTCTTCGCCGCGCTCGAGGCCACGCCGTACGACCGGGTGAAGGTGCTCATCCTCGGCCAGGACCCCTACCACGGCGAGGGCCAGGGGCACGGTCTGTGCTTCTCGGTCCAGCCGGGCGTGAAGACGCCGCCGTCCCTGCGCAACATCTACAAGGAGATGAACGACGAGCTCGGCCTGCCCGTCCCGGACAACGGCTATCTGATGCCGTGGGCCGAGCAGGGCGTCCTCCTGCTCAACGCGGTGCTGACGGTCCGCGGCGGCGAGGCGAACTCCCACAAGGCCAAGGGCTGGGAGAAGGTCACCGACGCGGTGATCCGCGCAGTGGCCGAGCGGCCCGATCCAGCCGTGTTCGTCCTCTGGGGCAACTACGCCCAGAAGAAGATCCCGCTGATCGACCAGGACCGCCACGTGGTGGTGAAGGGCGCACACCCCTCGCCGCTCTCCGCCAAGAAGTGGTTCGGTTCCCGGCCCTTCACCCAGATCAACGAGGCCGTTGCCGCCCAGGGCCACGAGCCCATCGACTGGCGGATCCCGGACCTGGGCCTCCCGGCGACCCGTCCGAAGGCCGCGGCCCGCGCCTGA
- a CDS encoding SDR family oxidoreductase, which translates to MTVQDSGKVALITGASRGIGYGIAEAFVARGDRVVITGRGEDALKEAVERLGADRAVGIAGKAHDEAHQAAAVERAMEAFGRVDHLVNNAGTNPVFGPMAELDLNVARKVYETNVISALGFAQQTWKAWQRENGGAIVNIASVAGVSASPFIGAYGMSKAAMVNLTLQLAHEFAPVVRVNAIAPAVVKTKFAEALYEGREAEAAAAYPLGRLGVPQDIGGAAAFLTSEQSDWVTGQTLVVDGGIFLNAGVA; encoded by the coding sequence ATGACTGTGCAGGACAGTGGCAAGGTCGCGCTCATCACGGGTGCGAGCCGGGGCATCGGCTACGGCATCGCGGAGGCGTTCGTCGCCCGCGGTGACCGTGTCGTCATCACGGGCCGTGGCGAGGACGCGCTGAAGGAGGCCGTCGAGAGGCTCGGCGCCGACAGGGCGGTCGGCATCGCGGGCAAGGCGCACGACGAGGCGCACCAGGCCGCGGCTGTCGAGCGTGCGATGGAGGCGTTCGGCCGGGTCGACCACCTGGTCAACAACGCGGGGACGAACCCCGTCTTCGGGCCGATGGCCGAGCTCGACCTCAACGTGGCCCGCAAGGTCTACGAGACCAACGTGATCTCGGCGCTCGGGTTCGCCCAGCAGACCTGGAAGGCATGGCAGAGGGAGAACGGCGGGGCGATCGTCAACATCGCCTCGGTCGCGGGCGTCTCCGCGTCCCCGTTCATCGGCGCCTACGGCATGAGCAAGGCGGCCATGGTCAACCTGACCCTCCAGCTGGCGCACGAGTTCGCGCCGGTCGTGCGGGTCAACGCGATCGCCCCGGCCGTGGTGAAGACCAAGTTCGCGGAGGCGCTGTACGAGGGCCGTGAGGCCGAGGCGGCAGCCGCCTACCCGCTGGGCCGGCTCGGTGTCCCGCAGGACATCGGCGGGGCGGCGGCGTTCCTCACCTCGGAGCAGTCCGACTGGGTCACGGGGCAGACGCTGGTGGTCGACGGGGGGATCTTCCTGAACGCCGGCGTGGCCTGA